In a single window of the Archocentrus centrarchus isolate MPI-CPG fArcCen1 unplaced genomic scaffold, fArcCen1 scaffold_42_ctg1, whole genome shotgun sequence genome:
- the LOC115777038 gene encoding uncharacterized protein LOC115777038, translated as CELLLSALTVSAASLTVTPNLQQFFVGASVSLRCEGQVGSDGWTLKRDTGRGTESCGAGGRGLNGSSCLLDVFKPISGVYWCEDKAGEKSEEVNITVSDKDVILEIPALPVRTGSDVTLLCKKKSGSTVAAYFYFNGRPIRPKTEHSININVQQSDEGLYWCATDEFGSSPQSFLRVKGQKTEITSYPPITTLTTKTTTTTITTKTATSNTHISYPPSPPPPAFIIPVIAAVVSLVLVVLVLVVVQLLWKKHKGTNQPSPSTDDVIYNDVTIRESTNKMPVSQSEVVYSSLRTNTTGVPTDDETEHRAADLQ; from the exons tgtgagctgctgctgtctgctctgactgtttctgcag CCTCTCTGACCGTCACTCCAAACCTTCAGCAGTTCTTTGTAGGAgcctcagtgtctctgagaTGTGAAGGTCAGGTGGGCTCTGATGGATGGACACTGAAGAGGGACACGGGAAGAGGGACTGAGTCATGTGGagcaggtgggcggggcttAAATGGTTCATCCTGTTTGCTTGATGTGTTCAAGCCAatcagtggagtttactggtgtgaagATAAAGCTGGAGAGAAGAGTGAAGAAGTGAACATCACTGTATCAG ATAAAGATGTGATCCTGGAGATCCCTGCACTTCCTGtgaggacaggaagtgatgtcactctactctgcaaaaagaaaagtggCAGCACAGTAGCAGCTTATTTCTACTTTAATGGACGTCCTATCAGACCTAAAACAGAGCACAGCATCAATATTAACGTGCAGCAGTCTGATGAAGGTCTCTACTGGTGTGCTACTGATGAGTTTGGATCATCTCCTCAGAGCTTTctgagggtcaaaggtcagaaaactgagatcacttcct ATCCTCCAATAACAACCCTtactacaaaaacaacaacaacaacaataacaacaaaaacagcaacatcaaaCACTCATATCTCCtatcctccttctcctcctcctcccgccTTCATCATCCCAGTCATAGCTGCTGTGGTTTCTCTGgtccttgtggttttggttcTGGTTGTAGTCCAGCTTCTATGGAAGAAACACAAAG GAACGAACCAACCATCTCCTTCTACTGATGATGTCATCTACAATGATGTCACCATTAGAGAGTCAACCAATAAGATGccagtcagccaatcagaagttgttTACTCCAGTCTGAGGACAAACACCACAGGTGTTCCAACAGATGAT